The Brachyhypopomus gauderio isolate BG-103 chromosome 2, BGAUD_0.2, whole genome shotgun sequence genome contains a region encoding:
- the ankrd40 gene encoding ankyrin repeat domain-containing protein 40 yields MSTTSLDKELQERLREASAIGDIDEVRTLVESGVNVNSQNEINGWTCLHWACKRNHKNIVAYLLNSGADKEILTAKDELAVQLTSKPDIRRLLGVEEDDVPEIKEPDLPIIPNYLSNPPFLYGKMDTDDPSLARHISQNGTGNHSESVDSEPATLSPTQEQQQPPQQQPQSLYSDNQSQQGLSYMSVVEQNGIVPSPVVNGPLSMEMSPEAHHGNHGEYSHNHSIAQNGSVCPSLSSSGPGTNQTSVSNPTVTRQQSFPQQLNCSQPAFQPFFFTSTFPVNVQELVLKVRIQNPHARENDFIEVELDRQELTYRALLRVCCRELDISAEHVEKIRKLPNTMLRKDKDVARLQDFQELEVVLEKAESLSLFSGGPGGLADRPCYNMKASRLTY; encoded by the exons ATGTCAACGACGTCTTTGGATAAAGAACTGCAAGAGAGGTTAAGAGAGGCAAGTGCCATCGGAGACATTGATGAAGTGCGGACTTTAGTTGAGAGTGGAGTCAACGTCAATTCTCAAAATGAAATCAATGGCTG gACTTGCTTGCATTGGGCATGCAAGAGAAACCACAAAAACATAGTGGCATATCTTCTGAATTCTGGGGCTGACAAAGAAATTCTTACTGCAAAAGATGAATTAGCAGTTCAATTGACCTCCAAACCTGACATCAGAAGACTACTTGGCG TGGAAGAGGACGATGTGCCTGAGATAAAGGAACCAGACCTGCCAATCATTCCGAACTATCTCTCCAACCCACCCTTCTTGTATGGAAAGATGGATACTGATGACCCGAGTCTAGCACGACACATCTCTCAGAATGGCACTGGCAACCATTCAGAGTCAGTGGACTCTGAGCCAGCAACCCTGTCCCCCACACAAGAACAGCAGCAACCCCCCCAGCAACAGCCCCAAAGTTTGTACTCAGACAATCAGAGCCAGCAAGGGCTGTCCTACATGTCTGTGGTAGAGCAGAACGGCATTGTGCCAAGCCCGGTAGTTAACGGGCCCCTGTCCATGGAGATGTCCCCAGAGGCCCACCATGGCAACCATGGTGAATATTCCCACAATCACTCCATTGCCCAAAACGGCTCTGTATGCCCCTCCCTGTCCTCGTCAGGCCCAGGCACGAACCAGACGTCGGTCTCTAACCCCACAGTCACTCGGCAACAATCTTTCCCCCAGCAGCTGAACTGCTCACAGCCCGCCTTCCAGCCCTTCTTTTTCACCAGCACCTTCCCAGTCAACGTGCAGG AGCTGGTTCTCAAAGTACGGATCCAGAACCCACATGCCAGGGAAAATGATTTCATCGAAGTGGAGCTGGACCGGCAGGAACTGACATATCGGGCGCTGCTACGTGTCTGCTGCCGTGAGCTGGATATCAGTGCCGAACATGTGGAGAAGATACGCAAACTTCCCAACACCATGCTAAGAAAG GACAAAGATGTGGCACGGCTACAGGACTTCCAAGAACTGGAAGTGGTGTTGGAGAAGGCAGAGAGTTTGTCACTGTTCTCTGGAGGCCCAGGAGGGCTGGCTGATAGGCCCTGCTACAACATGAAGGCCTCCAGGCTGACCTATTAG